A window from Cryptomeria japonica chromosome 1, Sugi_1.0, whole genome shotgun sequence encodes these proteins:
- the LOC131028091 gene encoding transcription factor MYB46-like gives MGKTPCCSNVGMKKGFWTPEEDLRLIKCIQNHGEGNWRTIPLKAGLLRCGKACRLRWMNYLRPDIKRGHISADEEDLILRLHKLVGNRWSLIAGRIPGRTDNEIKNHWNSHLSKRVEALKLPSSQGINNGFPISQIEEVYNARAYASQGSVEPMQNFKQISDGYNFSNVFNIVGGAPCSYGDRPSSSMTMPCNFLPQFISTTGTSAGYENKKENINIAESYMQLRSTMLRAECDIQIPLCGDEIKDAFTVDYDNAVEPMQNFKQISDGYDARTAINDFSTFSNNVGGGPWCFRNHPSSSFGEEIDDAFKVDYDNMAEAQNGKNMADNSSVITAECWEPFSASSDWLDAPNDYILSVEDYW, from the exons ATGGGAAAAACGCCGTGTTGCTCAAATGTAGGAATGAAGAAAGGGTTTTGGACACCAGAAGAAGATCTTCGCTTGATAAAATGTATTCAAAACCATGGAGAAGGGAATTGGCGAACGATCCCTTTGAAAGCAG GGTTGCTGCGTTGTGGAAAGGCGTGCAGGCTGCGTTGGATGAATTATCTTCGTCCTGACATTAAGCGTGGCCATATTTCAGCAGATGAAGAGGACTTGATCTTAAGACTTCACAAGTTAGTTGGAAATAG GTGGTCGTTGATAGCAGGCCGCATTCCTGGTAGAACGGACAATGAGATTAAAAATCACTGGAACTCTCATTTGAGCAAAAGGGTTGAGGCACTCAAACTCCCAAGCTCTCAGGGTATTAATAATGGTTTTCCAATTTCTCAAATTGAAGAAGTTTACAATGCGAGAGCATACGCTTCCCAAGGCTCTGTAGAGCCCATGCAGAATTTCAAGCAAATAAGTGATGGTTACAATTTCAGCAATGTCTTCAACATTGTAGGTGGTGCGCCATGCTCTTACGGGGATCGCCCGTCTTCTTCGATGACCATGCCGTGTAACTTCCTACCACAATTCATTTCTACGACGGGGACTTCAGCAGGGTATGAGAACAAAAAAGAGAACATCAACATTGCTGAGAGCTATATGCAATTACGCAGCACAATGTTAAGAGCAGAGTGTGACATTCAAATTCCTTTATGCGGAGATGAAATCAAAGATGCTTTCACAGTTGACTATGATAACGCAGTAGAACCCATGCAAAATTTCAAGCAAATAAGTGATGGTTATGATGCTCGCACCGCCATTAATGATTTCAGCACTTTCTCCAACAATGTGGGTGGTGGGCCATGGTGTTTCAGGAATCATCCATCTTCTTCATTTGGAGAGGAAATCGATGATGCTTTCAAAGTCGACTACGATAACATGGCAGAAGCACAGAATGGAAAAAATATGGCTGATAATTCAAGTGTAATCACTGCAGAATGTTGGGAACCCTTCTCTGCTTCGTCTGATTGGTTGGATGCACCGAATGATTACATTCTTTCTGTTGAAGACTATTGGTAG